In Chitinivorax sp. PXF-14, the DNA window GTCAGTTGGTAAATGATGTCTAACAATTCGTTCAAGCCGACCGCGCTACGCGCGGCGGCTTAACTCCGGCGTTAGATGCACTAAGCACATAATTGCTCACAGCCAAACTATCAGGTCAAGTCTGCTTTTATTATTTTTAAGCGTGCATAATAAGCCCTACACAAATTGGGAGATATATCATGAAAGGCTGGCTTTTTCTTGTTATCGCAATAGTTGGCGAAGTAATCGCAACATCCGCATTAAAATCTAGCGAGGGCTTTACTAAGCTTGCCCCTTCCGCCGTTGTCATAATCGGTTATGGCATCGCATTTTATTTTCTTTCTCTGGTTCTGAAATCCATCCCTGTCGGTGTTGCTTATGCAGTCTGGTCGGGACTCGGCGTCGTCATAATTACAGCCATTGCCTGGTTGCTTCATGGGCAAAAGCTTGATGCGTGGGGCTTTGTAGGTATGGGGCTCATAATTGCTGCCTTTTTGCTCGCCCGATCCCCATCGTGGAAGTCGCTGCGGAGGCCGACGCCAT includes these proteins:
- the qacE gene encoding quaternary ammonium compound efflux SMR transporter QacE, with amino-acid sequence MKGWLFLVIAIVGEVIATSALKSSEGFTKLAPSAVVIIGYGIAFYFLSLVLKSIPVGVAYAVWSGLGVVIITAIAWLLHGQKLDAWGFVGMGLIIAAFLLARSPSWKSLRRPTP